In the Enterobacter cloacae subsp. cloacae ATCC 13047 genome, CGCTGCCTGTTTCAGGGCGTATTCCAGCGTCAGCGAGGCCGGGAAAACGTCGCTGACCAGACCGGCACGCTGGGCCTGCTGCGCCGTAATGCTTTCCCCGGTCAGTACCATTTTGCTGGCGAGCGATTTACCCACGCAGCGGATCAGGCGCTGCGTGCCGCCCGCACCGGGCATGATCCCAAGCGTAATTTCCGGCAGTCCGAAGCGGGCGTTGTCACCGGCAATCACTACGTCGCACAGCAGGGCCAGCTCGCAGCCAGCCCCGAGTGCAAAACCGTTCACGGCGGCAATCAGCGGTTTATTAAAGGCATCTATCCGCTTCCACAGCTGAGGACGACTATCGTTCAGGGTGGCAGGCAGATCTTTTTCTGCCATTTCGTTGAGATCGGCTCCGGCCGCAAAGCAGCGCTCGCTGCCGTAAATCACACAGGCAGAGAGGGTGTTATCGCTTGCCGCCGCCTCCAGCTGTTCTGCAAGCTGTGTCAGCAGCGCATTGTTAAGGGCGT is a window encoding:
- the paaF gene encoding 2,3-dehydroadipyl-CoA hydratase PaaF, which codes for MSELLVTRYDRVLQLTLNRPAARNALNNALLTQLAEQLEAAASDNTLSACVIYGSERCFAAGADLNEMAEKDLPATLNDSRPQLWKRIDAFNKPLIAAVNGFALGAGCELALLCDVVIAGDNARFGLPEITLGIMPGAGGTQRLIRCVGKSLASKMVLTGESITAQQAQRAGLVSDVFPASLTLEYALKQAALMARHSPLALQAAKQALRQSQEVPLQAGLAQERQLFTLLSATEDRREGIDAFLQKRTPDFKGR